Proteins from one Acomys russatus chromosome 12, mAcoRus1.1, whole genome shotgun sequence genomic window:
- the Gpr55 gene encoding G-protein coupled receptor 55 isoform X2 — protein sequence MSQLESKNCSFDYVDKLTSTLQLAVHIPTFLLGLALNLLAIRGFSAFLKKNRTEYIATSIYMINLAVFDLLLVLSLPFKMVLPQVESPSPAFCTLVECLYFISMYGSVFTICFISLDRFLAIQYPFLVNYFRSPRKTFGICCIIWILVWIGSIPIYTFHREVEKYKCFHNMSDSTWSAKVFFPLEIFGFLLPMGIMGVCSYRSIQILLGQGAGKKASIWTIATNLVVFVVSFLPVHLGFFLQFLVRNGFISQCRIKQGISLFLQLALCFSNINCCLDVFCYYFVIKEFHMSQSDRTP from the coding sequence ATGAGCCAGCTGGAAAGTAAGAACTGCTCCTTCGATTATGTGGATAAGCTGACAAGTACCTTGCAGCTGGCAGTCCATATCCCCACTTTCCTCCTTGGCCTGGCTCTCAACCTGTTGGCCATCCGAGGCTTCAGTGCCTTCCTGAAGAAGAACCGGACAGAATACATCGCCACGTCCATCTACATGATCaacttggctgtctttgacttaCTGCTTGTGCTCTCACTCCCATTCAAGATGGTCCTGCCGCAAGTGGAGTCCCCTTCGCCGGCCTTCTGCACTCTGGTGGAGTGCCTCTACTTCATCAGCATGTACGGGAGTGTCTTCACCATCTGTTTCATCAGCCTGGACAGGTTCCTGGCCATCCAATACCCATTCCTGGTCAACTACTTCCGGTCCCCCAGGAAAACCTTTGGGATCTGCTGCATCATCTGGATCCTGGTATGGATCGGAAGCATCCCCATCTATACTTTCCACAGGGAGGTGGAGAAATACAAATGCTTCCACAACATGTCTGACAGTACCTGGAGCGCCAAGGTCTTCTTCCCTTTGGAGATctttggcttcctccttcccatGGGCATCATGGGCGTCTGTTCCTACAGGAGCATACAGATTCTGCTGGGCCAAGGGGCCGGAAAGAAAGCCAGCATTTGGACCATTGCTACTAATCTTGTTGTCTTTGTGGTCTCCTTCCTCCCAGTGCACCTGGGTTTCTTCCTGCAGTTCCTGGTGAGGAACGGCTTTATCTCGCAGTGCAGAATCAAGCAAGGCATCAGCTTATTCTTGCAACTGGCTCTGTGTTTCTCCAACATCAACTGCTGCCTTGACGTTTTCTGCTATTACTTTGTCATCAAAGAATTTCATATGAGCCAATCTGACAGGACACCATGA